One genomic region from Nocardia vinacea encodes:
- a CDS encoding MlaD family protein: protein MKRILGSRGLMSAAVVITLVLAAAFGLKLSKPSPQMRGYCAEMPDSIGLYKGSAVTIMGVPVGRVTDIQPDGASARVQFTARADRKLPPDVGAVTVSDTLVADRKLALIGAEPAGPGWDADRCITKTLTPKSLSQTFEALTGIIDRLNGSGDPAQRTALADGLDALDNATAGSGDQINGIVLQLSKALTAPDAAIGHIGKLLDALTELAHRARGGWPQVQTTVTGLPQTFGDIVTIAFPPIIELVAALSELLPQGNDAIMMFGSPALRALDAIPDLSHMIASGVGSLSELIRMAPAVAAGFATAIDPASGKLTIGYAPPKLALAQQDTERVCAAVQTITGQQCQRSDGGAVTVPALPALLAAASAR from the coding sequence GTGAAGAGAATTCTCGGATCGAGAGGGCTGATGTCGGCCGCCGTGGTCATCACCCTCGTGCTGGCCGCCGCGTTCGGGCTGAAGCTGAGCAAGCCGAGCCCGCAGATGCGCGGATACTGCGCCGAAATGCCCGACAGCATCGGGCTGTACAAGGGCAGCGCGGTCACGATCATGGGTGTGCCGGTCGGCCGGGTCACCGACATCCAGCCGGACGGCGCCTCTGCCCGTGTGCAATTCACGGCCCGAGCCGACCGCAAGCTCCCGCCGGACGTGGGCGCCGTGACCGTGAGCGATACCCTGGTCGCCGACCGGAAACTGGCTCTCATCGGCGCCGAACCGGCCGGCCCGGGCTGGGACGCCGACCGATGTATCACCAAAACCCTGACGCCCAAGAGTCTTTCGCAGACTTTCGAGGCACTGACCGGCATCATCGATCGGCTGAACGGCTCTGGAGACCCCGCGCAGCGCACCGCCCTCGCCGACGGGCTGGACGCGCTCGACAACGCTACGGCGGGATCCGGTGACCAGATCAACGGCATTGTCCTGCAACTGTCCAAGGCGCTCACCGCGCCCGACGCCGCCATCGGCCATATCGGTAAGCTCCTGGACGCGCTCACCGAACTCGCGCATCGGGCCCGCGGGGGATGGCCGCAGGTACAGACGACCGTGACCGGGCTGCCCCAAACCTTCGGTGACATCGTCACCATCGCGTTTCCGCCCATCATCGAACTCGTCGCCGCGCTGTCCGAGCTACTGCCGCAAGGCAACGACGCCATCATGATGTTCGGGTCACCAGCTTTGCGAGCGCTCGATGCCATCCCCGACCTGTCTCACATGATCGCGTCCGGGGTCGGTTCGCTCTCAGAGCTCATTCGGATGGCACCGGCCGTGGCGGCCGGATTCGCGACCGCGATCGATCCGGCCTCGGGCAAGCTGACGATCGGCTACGCGCCACCGAAACTCGCACTCGCCCAACAAGATACCGAAAGGGTCTGCGCGGCCGTGCAGACGATCACTGGGCAGCAGTGCCAGAGGTCCGACGGCGGTGCGGTGACGGTGCCTGCCCTGCCCGCGCTCCTGGCGGCGGCGAGCGCGCGATGA
- a CDS encoding MlaD family protein: protein MVFTATGCDFQPADLPVPGSGVGGPTYPLRIEFGNVLNLPQGAKVIADGVRVGQLTRVTLVDPVAAAPGGVARRGYAIADIVIRKSVRLPVGTTAELRQETPLGDVHIALTEPAKAGSGELEPGATIPLSDTAQSPSIEDILAGLSTFIGSGAVSDFQSIVRKMNAVMPRDPADTARIAGVLGSDLSDLGDHLNSVDALLDGLQATVNDGLQQNVPIFDDLLTPYGVQHTTDAVNAQIGVIFVLTSLGPLAPAAKWLAPLLQSLDGTTRAVVPMLFGSHPLDTGSPSNMKQLVDLIQNKIIPFVERGPKVNMVDVTLAPSVGAATMSPDEQTSRIVDALRMIGAVR from the coding sequence ATGGTTTTCACCGCCACCGGATGCGACTTCCAGCCGGCCGATCTGCCCGTGCCCGGGTCCGGAGTAGGCGGGCCGACTTATCCTCTGCGGATCGAGTTCGGCAATGTGCTCAATCTTCCGCAGGGCGCCAAGGTCATCGCAGACGGTGTCCGGGTGGGTCAGCTGACCCGGGTCACTCTCGTCGACCCGGTCGCCGCCGCCCCCGGCGGAGTCGCGCGCCGGGGATACGCGATCGCCGACATCGTGATTCGGAAGTCGGTGCGACTGCCGGTGGGCACCACCGCGGAACTGCGTCAGGAGACTCCACTGGGAGATGTGCACATCGCGCTCACCGAACCGGCGAAAGCCGGCTCGGGCGAGTTGGAACCGGGCGCGACCATCCCGCTGTCGGATACCGCACAATCACCGTCGATCGAAGACATCCTGGCCGGACTGTCCACGTTCATCGGCAGCGGAGCGGTTTCGGATTTCCAGAGCATCGTCCGCAAGATGAACGCGGTGATGCCCAGGGATCCGGCCGACACGGCTCGGATCGCCGGCGTGCTGGGTTCAGATCTGTCCGACCTGGGCGACCACCTGAACTCGGTCGACGCCCTGCTCGACGGCCTGCAGGCCACGGTGAACGACGGGCTGCAGCAGAACGTGCCGATCTTCGATGATCTGCTCACCCCCTACGGAGTCCAGCACACCACCGATGCGGTGAACGCCCAGATCGGCGTCATCTTCGTGCTGACGTCGCTGGGGCCCCTCGCCCCCGCTGCCAAGTGGCTCGCTCCCTTGTTGCAATCGCTCGACGGCACCACCCGGGCAGTGGTGCCCATGCTCTTCGGTAGCCACCCTCTCGATACCGGCTCGCCGTCGAACATGAAGCAGCTCGTCGATCTCATTCAAAACAAGATCATTCCATTTGTCGAACGAGGTCCGAAGGTCAACATGGTCGATGTCACGCTCGCCCCCTCGGTGGGAGCCGCCACGATGTCTCCCGATGAACAGACCAGCCGCATCGTCGACGCCCTCCGGATGATCGGCGCGGTCAGATGA
- a CDS encoding MlaD family protein: MNLRATVSLSAIAAVLVLGVGYMTVGVLHLDPRRTYITADMRMDNSGGLGPNAPVLLAGIQVGRTESVSKQATGVLVRLRIDNRYRIPVSSDVRIEQLSALGEPYIEFAPQTGSGPYLENGQVIAADRVRTPTTITALSARVVELLKQIHPESFARLVDTFNRALAGTDTAMQTLQRSTDLLAAALLSRKASIRQLFADVQALGGDMDWLGPSLADAGPKFGEFGVTLNQIVESGAALSESRPVPDYFTGDGLVPFLGNLTALVDKIGPGIAPLGPALEPVVKDAVRRAPAIDISALIDQALHGVGDDGAVHFRVGVK; this comes from the coding sequence ATGAATCTTCGTGCGACAGTGTCGCTCTCGGCGATCGCCGCGGTACTGGTCCTCGGCGTCGGCTACATGACGGTCGGCGTTCTGCATCTGGACCCCAGGCGGACCTACATCACCGCCGACATGCGGATGGACAACTCGGGTGGACTCGGTCCGAACGCTCCGGTTCTGCTGGCGGGTATTCAGGTCGGCCGCACCGAGTCGGTGAGCAAACAGGCCACCGGCGTACTCGTGCGGTTGCGCATCGACAACCGCTACCGCATCCCTGTCTCCAGCGACGTCCGCATCGAGCAGTTGTCTGCCCTCGGCGAGCCGTACATCGAGTTCGCGCCGCAGACCGGCTCTGGACCGTATCTCGAGAACGGGCAGGTCATCGCGGCGGATCGAGTCAGGACGCCGACGACGATCACGGCCCTGTCCGCCAGGGTGGTCGAACTGCTGAAGCAGATTCATCCCGAGTCATTCGCGCGCTTGGTCGATACCTTCAACCGTGCGCTGGCGGGAACGGATACCGCGATGCAGACGCTGCAACGGTCGACCGATCTGCTCGCCGCTGCCCTCCTGAGTCGCAAGGCATCCATCCGCCAGTTGTTCGCCGACGTGCAGGCATTGGGCGGCGACATGGACTGGCTCGGGCCCTCGCTCGCCGACGCCGGTCCGAAATTCGGCGAGTTCGGCGTGACGCTGAACCAGATTGTGGAGTCGGGTGCCGCGCTGTCCGAAAGCCGGCCGGTGCCCGACTATTTCACAGGCGACGGGCTCGTCCCGTTTCTCGGCAACCTGACGGCACTGGTGGACAAGATCGGTCCCGGTATCGCACCGCTGGGACCGGCCTTGGAACCTGTTGTGAAGGATGCGGTGCGCCGAGCACCCGCCATCGATATCAGTGCGTTGATCGACCAAGCGCTACACGGCGTAGGAGACGACGGCGCAGTGCATTTCCGAGTTGGCGTCAAGTAG
- a CDS encoding DUF1059 domain-containing protein, giving the protein MVQKTRLSCPCGEYVRGTDEDDLVEKTRAHLAEKHPEHEYTRDEILFIAY; this is encoded by the coding sequence ATGGTGCAGAAGACCCGCCTCAGCTGCCCGTGCGGTGAGTACGTCCGTGGCACGGACGAGGACGACCTTGTCGAGAAGACGCGAGCCCACCTGGCCGAGAAACACCCCGAGCACGAGTACACCCGCGACGAAATCCTCTTCATCGCATACTGA